The sequence below is a genomic window from Vidua macroura isolate BioBank_ID:100142 chromosome 10, ASM2450914v1, whole genome shotgun sequence.
GGGAGGTGTGATGAGCTGTGGTTGGCACTGAGGCAGGGCTTGGGGTTCCACAGGTTCTGGCAGCGTACCTGGACTACATGGTGGAGCTGGGCACACTCCTGGGGGGCACCCCGGAGCCCACCCGCCTCCAGATGCAGCAGGTGCTGGACTTTGAAACCCAGCTGGCCAACATCACCGTGCCCCAGGCTGAGCGGCGGGATGACGAGAAGATCTACCACAAGATGAGCATTGCCGAGCTGCAGGTGGGCATGGCCCAGAGGAGAGCAGGTGGGCAGGGAGACCCTTCTGAGACATATGGGGACTTGTCCAGAGGGCACCAAGGGGTCCGTGCCCATTGCTGTCCTCACTCTGGGacaccctgggcagccccatCTGCTGTGGGACATGCACTGGGTGTTGAAGAGTAGTGCCCATCCTCCCAGTTGTTACTTTTTGGGGGAAGCTGCCCCCTTGTATTGTGGGGCCAGGGgtcccctccctgtcctgcagcattaagagcagcagaggggtgaAGAGAAGGATCTGGAGTGGTGAGGGACTTTGGGTCCTTCCCAAAAAATACAGTTCCTGCCCCAGGAGATCCCCTCCATGCTGAGCAGGATGCAGCAGAGCCAATCCAAGCCCCCGGTGCcacattcctgtgtcccctccagctgctggccccTGCCATTGACTGGCTGGATTACCTTTCCTATGCCCTGGCCCCACTGGAGCTGGCGGACACGGAGCCTGTGGTGGTGTATGGGGACACCTACCTTCAGCAGGTCTCTGACCTCATCAATGACACTGACAGGAGGTGAGGCTCCTTCATATCCCTGGCTGTGGCTCCCATGACAGGGACACATTTTGGGCTCATCAGTCTCTTGAAGTCATAGACCGTGGTGAGCTGCAGCATCTCTCTGCCCCCACAGCATCCTGAATAACTACCTGATCTGGAACCTGGTGCAGAAGACGGCCTCCAGCCTGGACCAGCGCTTCGAGACAgcccaggagaggctgctggagACACTCTATGGCACCAGGAAGGTAACGGAGAGCCCTGGGATCAAACCTCTCTGCACTCAGCCTGGAAGCAGCCAGGACCTCCTCTGTCCTTCAGATGCCCTTGGGATGCTAAGACCTGGATGCTTCAGTGGGATCCCAGGGATTATCTTCTGGGATGGGGGTTTTGCTGCTGTCTATCTCCCCTCTGATGaggaggcagagccaggctgggtgaAAACAGGGAAGCAGGGGAGTGGGCTGAGGGTTTCACGGACCCTCATCTCGCTCCCACAGTCCTGCACGCCCCGCTGGCAAACCTGCATCTCCAACACGGATGACACACTGGGCTTTGCGCTGGGCTCCCTCTTTGTCAAGGCCACCTTTGACCGGGACAGCAAGGCCATCGTGAGAATActtctgtccccatcccctccccatcATCATCCGTGGGAATCCCAATTCCACCCaagccccagggctggaaggcagggagctggaaaatGGGGCCCCTAGCCCTGGGGAGGTTGTACCCTGTCCACCTTGTCCCCACCGAGGCATTGTTGGGGGTAGGGGGCCTTcattccctcccctccccaggctgaGGAGATGATCAGCGAGATCCGTGCAGCCTTCGAGGTATCCCTGGACCAGCTGGACTGGATGGATGAGAAGACCAGGCAGGCTGCAAAGGAGAAGGTGACCCCAGGGAGGGAAGTGGATGGGAAACTTCACCCTATCCATATAAGCCCCCCCAATCTCACTGCTGGGGCCTCTCCCCATGCAGGCGGATGCCATCTACGACATGATTGGCTTCCCTGACTTCATTCTGGACAACAAGGAGCTGGATGATGTCTATGATGGGGTAGGGAGCACCTGACTTGTGGGGAAGAAGCTTGGTCATGCCAAGCTTGGGGGGGCCCCATTGTCGAGTGATGTCCCTATTTGGGACGTTATGCAAAGCCACCCAAGTACTGAGTTCATCCTGGCCAGGGTGTGGGGAACCACCCCAGTGGACCTGTCCTcatccctcctcttcctcaccagTACGAGGTCTCTGAGGACTCCTTCTTCCAAAACATGCTCAACTTCTACAACTTCTCTGCCAAAGTGATGGCCGACCAACTCCGGAAACCTCCCAACCGCGACCAGTAAGGGGTGGGCttgggggggaggaggggaggatgTGATCCTGGGTGCCTGGATGGCCCTGGTTCAGTGGGGAGGAGGTCACCCTCATGGGGTAGCACAGCACAGTAGGTCACCTGTGGTTGCACAGGTCACCTGTGGTAGCTGTGGCTTATCCCCAGGCAAGGACCTTGGTAACAGGACAGGGGCAAAAGTGCCAACCTTGGGCAGGGCCCGTGGTGGGCAGTGGCATAgcagggtgctggggctggggtgagAGGGACACATCCCTGCCTGTACCCtgtcccacctccctgccccaggtgGAGCATGACCCCACAGACTGTCAATGCCTATTACCTGCCCACCAAGAACGGGATCGTCTTTCCTGCTGGCATCCTCCAGGCTCCCTTCTACGCCCGCAACCACCCCAAGTGAGTCTGGCATGGGGGCCACCTCCTGGAGCCATGGGTTGGATCAGGGCCAGCATGCCACAGAGCCCCCcacacacaaacaaataaaacaaataaacaaataaaagccCTAAAGGGTTTGTGTGTCCCTCAAGGCTTTACATCCTGCAGTCAAGACAGCCTGAGTCCCCTTAGGGCCAGCAGTGTCCCCAACAGGAGTTATTCCCAGCTGGGTCCCAGGTGGAGCAGAGTTTCACTGGGTGTCCAGACAGAGATGGGGTGGGCTGCAATGGCATCGTTAACACATCCTGTACTTACATGGTTCTTTCCCATGGCCTCACAGAGCCCTTAATTTTGGTGGCATCGGCGTGGTGATGGGGCACGAGCTGACCCACGCATTTGATGACCAAGGTGAGAGCCTAGAGGCAGCACTGGCCCCGACCCCTGTCACCTTCCTGtcccccctcagcccctgcccctggcaTGGGGAAGAGGTGCCCTGGGTGCACAGGGGTCCCGCTTTGCCATCCATTGCATCATGTGTGCTCGTGCCCCCCTGGCCACCCCCTTCTATCATCCTGTCTCCCCAGGTGGCACCTGCCGATACCTTCCCCCGGCTTCTCTGTGCAGCTTTCGCTTCATCTGCTTGGTGAGGACACAGtgtctgcagccccagcccccttctcatcctcctccctccagggCATGGGATGGGTCCCTCTCGCATCCACTTTGCTTTGCACCTTACCACAGCCCCGGAGCTGACATGGGGTCAATGAGGGAATTTGGGGTCACAAATCTGAGCTGGGTTAGCGAGAATGCACTGGAGGATGCCTGGGGACCCAAGTGTATGGCTGGGGGATACCTTCTTCCCTACCAAGGTGCCAGGTCCCCCTGGCATCCCCCGGTGCCCATTCCCCCACCACACCCCATTCTGCTTCGGGAACCCCTgaagcagaggggctgcagtgggacGGCTTCCCCTGGTCCCACCCCAACCCACGGCTCGGTCCTGCAGGACGAGAGTATGACAAAGAGGGAAACCTGCGGCCATGGTGGCAGAACTCCTCCCTGGAGGCCTTCAAGAACCGGACGGCGTGCATGACGGAGCAGTACGGCCGCTACACCGTCCACAGCGAGAAGGTCAACGGGCGGCAGACACTGGGCGAGAACATCGCCGACAACGGCGGGCTCAAGGCAGCCTACAACGTGAGTGCCGCCATCCGGAGGGGACAAGAACCCCCGTGCCTGTCTGTCCCTTCCCGGAGCTTCAGGCCAGCTCTCCCGCAGGCGTACAAGTCCTGGCTGCAGAAGAACGGGGAGGAGAAGcgcctgccagccctggggctcaCCAACCACCAGCTCTTCTTCGTGGGCTTTGCGCAGGTAGGGCGGAGCAAGACGATGGGCTTCCCGTCCCTCCCCGGCTGCTCGGAgccaccccacagctccccatcccgctccgggggatgctctgtccccatccctgaggCTGCTCCCACTCCGTCAGGTGTGGTGCTCCGTCCGGACGCCCGAGAGCTCCCACGAAGGGCTGGTGACCGACCCCCACAG
It includes:
- the ECE2 gene encoding endothelin-converting enzyme 2 isoform X1, with the protein product MARMNVALQELGHTMPNYKRATLQDEEGPEPAGDGSASPDSVEVGFRKGPGTLLSRLASRSQLELVLCAIAVSLALLLSVAIVTLAIQYRRDPSHSTCLTDACVRVASKILEALDTEMDPCQDFYQYSCGGWIKRNPLPNGRSKWSTFNSIWDQNQAIMKHLLENATFNSSSEAERKTQRYYLSCLKEQRIEELGSQPLMELIDKIGGWNITGSWNQTSFMEVLKSVSGTYRATPFFTVYVGADSKSSNSNIIQVDQSGLFLPSRDYYLNKTANERVLAAYLDYMVELGTLLGGTPEPTRLQMQQVLDFETQLANITVPQAERRDDEKIYHKMSIAELQLLAPAIDWLDYLSYALAPLELADTEPVVVYGDTYLQQVSDLINDTDRSILNNYLIWNLVQKTASSLDQRFETAQERLLETLYGTRKSCTPRWQTCISNTDDTLGFALGSLFVKATFDRDSKAIAEEMISEIRAAFEVSLDQLDWMDEKTRQAAKEKADAIYDMIGFPDFILDNKELDDVYDGYEVSEDSFFQNMLNFYNFSAKVMADQLRKPPNRDQWSMTPQTVNAYYLPTKNGIVFPAGILQAPFYARNHPKALNFGGIGVVMGHELTHAFDDQGREYDKEGNLRPWWQNSSLEAFKNRTACMTEQYGRYTVHSEKVNGRQTLGENIADNGGLKAAYNAYKSWLQKNGEEKRLPALGLTNHQLFFVGFAQVWCSVRTPESSHEGLVTDPHSPDKYRVIGTLSNSRDFVEHFGCPLGSPMNPGKHCEVW
- the ECE2 gene encoding endothelin-converting enzyme 2 isoform X2; this translates as MARMNVALQELGHTMPNYKRATLQDEEGPEPAGDGSASPDSVEVGFRKGPGTLLSRLASRSQLELVLCAIAVSLALLLSVAIVTLAIQYRRDPSHSTCLTDACVRVASKILEALDTEMDPCQDFYQYSCGGWIKRNPLPNGRSKWSTFNSIWDQNQAIMKHLLENATFNSSSEAERKTQRYYLSCLKEQRIEELGSQPLMELIDKIGGWNITGSWNQTSFMEVLKSVSGTYRATPFFTVYVGADSKSSNSNIIQVDQSGLFLPSRDYYLNKTANERVLAAYLDYMVELGTLLGGTPEPTRLQMQQVLDFETQLANITVPQAERRDDEKIYHKMSIAELQLLAPAIDWLDYLSYALAPLELADTEPVVVYGDTYLQQVSDLINDTDRSILNNYLIWNLVQKTASSLDQRFETAQERLLETLYGTRKSCTPRWQTCISNTDDTLGFALGSLFVKATFDRDSKAIAEEMISEIRAAFEVSLDQLDWMDEKTRQAAKEKADAIYDMIGFPDFILDNKELDDVYDGYEVSEDSFFQNMLNFYNFSAKVMADQLRKPPNRDQALNFGGIGVVMGHELTHAFDDQGREYDKEGNLRPWWQNSSLEAFKNRTACMTEQYGRYTVHSEKVNGRQTLGENIADNGGLKAAYNAYKSWLQKNGEEKRLPALGLTNHQLFFVGFAQVWCSVRTPESSHEGLVTDPHSPDKYRVIGTLSNSRDFVEHFGCPLGSPMNPGKHCEVW
- the ECE2 gene encoding endothelin-converting enzyme 2 isoform X3 yields the protein MARMNVALQELGHTMPNYKRATLQDEEGPEPAGDGSASPDSVEVGFRKGPGTLLSRLASRSQLELVLCAIAVSLALLLSVAIVTLAIQYRRDPSHSTCLTDACVRVASKILEALDTEMDPCQDFYQYSCGGWIKRNPLPNGRSKWSTFNSIWDQNQAIMKHLLENATFNSSSEAERKTQRYYLSCLKEQRIEELGSQPLMELIDKIGGWNITGSWNQTSFMEVLKSVSGTYRATPFFTVYVGADSKSSNSNIIQVDQSGLFLPSRDYYLNKTANERVLAAYLDYMVELGTLLGGTPEPTRLQMQQVLDFETQLANITVPQAERRDDEKIYHKMSIAELQLLAPAIDWLDYLSYALAPLELADTEPVVVYGDTYLQQVSDLINDTDRSILNNYLIWNLVQKTASSLDQRFETAQERLLETLYGTRKSCTPRWQTCISNTDDTLGFALGSLFVKATFDRDSKAIAEEMISEIRAAFEVSLDQLDWMDEKTRQAAKEKADAIYDMIGFPDFILDNKELDDVYDGYEVSEDSFFQNMLNFYNFSAKVMADQLRKPPNRDQWSMTPQTVNAYYLPTKNGIVFPAGILQAPFYARNHPKALNFGGIGVVMGHELTHAFDDQGGTCRYLPPASLCSFRFICLDESMTKRETCGHGGRTPPWRPSRTGRRA
- the ECE2 gene encoding endothelin-converting enzyme 2 isoform X4, which encodes MARMNVALQELGHTMPNYKRATLQDEEGPEPAGDGSASPDSVEVGFRKGPGTLLSRLASRSQLELVLCAIAVSLALLLSVAIVTLAIQYRRDPSHSTCLTDACVRVASKILEALDTEMDPCQDFYQYSCGGWIKRNPLPNGRSKWSTFNSIWDQNQAIMKHLLENATFNSSSEAERKTQRYYLSCLKEQRIEELGSQPLMELIDKIGGWNITGSWNQTSFMEVLKSVSGTYRATPFFTVYVGADSKSSNSNIIQVDQSGLFLPSRDYYLNKTANERVLAAYLDYMVELGTLLGGTPEPTRLQMQQVLDFETQLANITVPQAERRDDEKIYHKMSIAELQLLAPAIDWLDYLSYALAPLELADTEPVVVYGDTYLQQVSDLINDTDRSILNNYLIWNLVQKTASSLDQRFETAQERLLETLYGTRKSCTPRWQTCISNTDDTLGFALGSLFVKATFDRDSKAIAEEMISEIRAAFEVSLDQLDWMDEKTRQAAKEKADAIYDMIGFPDFILDNKELDDVYDGYEVSEDSFFQNMLNFYNFSAKVMADQLRKPPNRDQALNFGGIGVVMGHELTHAFDDQGGTCRYLPPASLCSFRFICLDESMTKRETCGHGGRTPPWRPSRTGRRA